In Candidatus Contubernalis alkalaceticus, the genomic window TGATTGCAGAAGATTTATTAAAAAAACTAATTTTACTCCTGATGGAGAAATTGCTGAAAAAGAAATATACAGTATTGATACAGAGGTTATCGCTAAAGAAGAAGCCTTTGATGGGTTTTATGCTGTATGTACAAACCTTGAGGATGATGCTTCTGAAATAATTAAAGTAAACAATAGACGATGGGAGATTGAAGAATGTTTTAGAATTATGAAAAGTGAATTTAAAGCCAGACCTGTTTATTTAAGCCGTGATGACAGAATAGAAGCACATTTTACAACTTGCTTTATATCCTTAATTATTTACAGATTATTGGAAAAAAAGCTTGGTGAGAAATATACCTGCAGTGAAATAATTAGAGGATTAAAGGATATGAACTTTCATGAAATAAAGGGGGAGGGTTACACTCCAACATATACGAGAACTGACTTTACTGATGATTTACATGAGGCATTTGATTTCCGTACAGACTACCAGATTATAAAAACAAAACAAATGAAAAAAATTTTTAAAGCGACAAAAAAATAAAAACATTACTCACTTTTTTGAATACAAAAAAAGCTTGATAATCCTTGTAAATCAGGGATCATCAAGCTTTTTGCTTGTAACAACTGTCAAAGACGAGATTTTAACATTATACCAATGATAACATGACAACAGTATGTCATAATTTCCAAAACTCTAAAAAAATGTTTCTTCCACCTGCACATAATCAAAGAAAATTACTTCCACATCACCCTGGTTTACTATGTTTACCCGGTGAAGGCCCGAACCAAAGGATACATTCCCCACAGTTTCGTGGGTTTCGGACTGTGTTTCCATGCTCCAATCCACGTTTCCTCTTAAAGAATTTGGGCCGATGACCACAGCGGTAACGGCCAGATCAGCCTGACTGTTAACTCTAAGCCTAACACTGCCTGAAACATCTACCATAAAATGATTGCTCACGGCATCACTATCTATTTCCACAGGATAATAATGGTATGAATTATAGAAATACTGCCTCTTTATTTCTACCAATTTATCCTCCGGCAGGAATACTGTATAGGTAAAATCTGCAGCTCCCAGGTTAAAACTTTTCGCCTGCGGCACATCAGAAAATTGAACATACAGCACCTCCCCCACTTGATCAGCTGTCACTTTTCCTTGAACCGCTAATTCCTCAGCCCTTTCCATACTTTCTGCGGTAACCTGTCCCCTGGCGAAAATAACCAGTTGGCCCTCTTCTCCCTTTTTAAAGTTTATAGGAGCATTAGGAAGAATAAATTCTATCTTTTCTACCGAAGAGGAAACCCTTATTTTTGACTCAGGTGCCACAACAGTATATTCCTGACTGGCTATAGCAGCCGTTACCCTGGGAATAAGCCCAATACTGGAAACTGTATACATACCAAGGCTGAAAATCCCTGTAACAAATATTAAAAACATGCTCAAAAGATCATACTTTATTTTTGGATGCTCTTCCTTAGATAGAAAAAGATATACAACTACCTCTAATCCTAATATAATTAGCACTACCGGCCACCAGTCTAATATAAGATTGATAACCGGTGTCTGCTGTATAAGTGCCGCCAGCAGCAGGATACCAAAAGAGATCAAAAGCACTCCCATAGACATGCTGCCTACTCGCCACTGTCGCATAAGTTAGCACCTCCATTATTTTCTTCAGATTCCTCTTCTTTATTTCCTGCCAGCATCTTAACCCCGCCAATAATAAATAGTAAAGCTGTCAACCCGGTCCGGAGGTATTGGCTTACTCGCCAATGAATAAATTCTTGGATGAAGGGAACGGCTATGCGGTTAAAGATTAAAATAACGCCAATCCCTATTAATCCATATCCAATAACCCTGTCTCTGGAAATAGACCGGCTTCTTTCCACATTGATCCAAGACAAGAGCAGTATATCTTCATCTACTAAAGGCTCCTGGCTGGACACCTTCTTTAAGGTATCAAACACCCCAAAAAACCAGATGATAGGCAGGGCAAACATCAGGAAACTTAATTGAAGAAAATCGATAATAAAAATAACAAAGAAAAACATAGTCATTAACTGTATCCCCTGCTTTTGCAGTTCAAGATACATATGTCCAGCCCCTGGAATTATAGACAGCATCATGGCAATAATCTTTCTGTTCTGTTTTTCCAGCTCTATATGAACTGATTGGTTCTGTTCATATTTATCTTCTACCCCATATTTATTAATTCGGTCAACTAATATCATGCTGTCCACCATGGCAACCAGCCATATAAACGGTAAGAAAATAAGTAAAATCTGACCGGCATAAAAAAGTTCATGTATAATAAAGCTAGCTAATATAGTTCCAGCTACTGCAAAAAGAAAGATTAAACCTCGAACAGTATAATTCAAATAGACTTGGCCCAGGCCGGGAATAATAGACAGTATAAAGGTTAACAGTTTACTTTTCTTATTCAAGCTCTTCACCCCTCTTATCTTGATTACTTAATTCCACCGTCACAAAATCTAACAAACGCTCCGACCAACCACTTGCTAAGAAATCAGTCTGATTCGTAGAATCTACCATTTGATAAGTTGTTTTGGGCACATAATGACCAATCGAGTCAAACACCCCACAGCTGAGAAATACCAATGTAATACAGGCGGCCGCAGTATAGAATATAAGGATATTGGAGGATCTGGATCTTTTTTTCTTTGATTTTTCCGGCACTTTCATCTCTAAAATTTTAAGTTTTGCCATTACATTATCAGTAAAACCAGCACTTACTAAGCTGTCCCCTTCAGCCAATTCAGCTGCCTCTACTGCAGATAAATATTCTTTCAGGCAGCTATCACAATCAACTAAATGGTCTTCCATCTCAGTCTGCTGCTTTATTCCAATTTCTCCATTAATATAAAGCTGCCACTCTTTTTTACTGTAATGTTTCATTTTATCCCCCCTCCTCCCTATACTGCCGCATGAGCTTTTTTGCCCGGTAAAGCCTGGATCCAACGGTCCTTATGCTTACCCCTTCTTCATCCGCTATTTTCTGATAGCTTTTAGCTTGTATAAAGTGTTTTATCATTACATTATGGTATTTTTCCGGTAAACGGTTAATCAGCCTTTCCATATTTTCTAACTCTTCTTTTCTGATAATTCTATCTTCCAATAAATCTTGTTTTGATAAATCCTGGTTTAAAAGCTGATCAGATAGACTCAACTGTCCTTCCTTCTCCTTCATACGCTTTCGCTTGAAATCGATTGCCTTATTGGTGGCAATCCTACCAATCCAGGTCTTAAAACCTTTAAATTGATACTGGGGCAGGGAGCGGTATACCTGTATGAAAGTCTCTTGGGCTATATTTTCTGCTTCTTGATAATCTCTTATAATATTAAGTATAATGGCAAAGACAAAGGCCTGATATATATCAACTATTTCCCTGAAAGCTTCCTGGTCTTTTGCTAAAGCTGCTTTGATGAGATTGTCCTCTGATTTCATAGCTCCCTCCTTCCCCCTCTATTATAGACGTAAAAAATGAGCAAAACACTGCAACTTTTTAAAAAAATTATGGAAATATACCTGATGTCCCCGTGACACCCATGGCACCACTTATTTACCAGTTTTAGCTGTAGTATTAGTCAAAAAAAAACGAAACCAAAGTTTACTCTGGTTTCGTTACTCTAATATATTTCGTATTTCGTTTTTCCTTTTTAAAAAAAGCATTTGAATTGCCCTAACTATATTTCTTTAACATTTACCGGCGGTCATCAGGTAGAAAACTGGACCATCCTGTATTTCTATTTTCTCCATTTTAGCCTCCCGGATTAAAACAGCCATCTCTTCATCATCGGGAAGCATATCCTTTGAAACTGGACCATCCAAGCTGCTGTGAAACTTGTTCAATTCATCCCGGGTAGATGTGTGAAT contains:
- a CDS encoding anti-sigma factor family protein, which encodes MKHYSKKEWQLYINGEIGIKQQTEMEDHLVDCDSCLKEYLSAVEAAELAEGDSLVSAGFTDNVMAKLKILEMKVPEKSKKKRSRSSNILIFYTAAACITLVFLSCGVFDSIGHYVPKTTYQMVDSTNQTDFLASGWSERLLDFVTVELSNQDKRGEELE
- a CDS encoding RNA polymerase sigma factor; its protein translation is MKSEDNLIKAALAKDQEAFREIVDIYQAFVFAIILNIIRDYQEAENIAQETFIQVYRSLPQYQFKGFKTWIGRIATNKAIDFKRKRMKEKEGQLSLSDQLLNQDLSKQDLLEDRIIRKEELENMERLINRLPEKYHNVMIKHFIQAKSYQKIADEEGVSIRTVGSRLYRAKKLMRQYREEGG